In Myxococcus fulvus, the following proteins share a genomic window:
- a CDS encoding polyphosphate kinase 2 family protein: MQLITSASQGAKVRLEKLPTTPPKHEQKTDAKAEFEALGEELFDLQDLMWGSRLNSVLIVLQGRDTAGKDGTIKHVVGSLNPRGVSVASFAAPTLEEREHDFLWRIHRHTPRLGETAIFNRSHYEDVLAVRVHELAPPSLWKERYGHILDFEEMLVEHGTLVLKFFLHISREEQEQRLMDREKEPRKAWKISAGDWEDRKHWADYTRAYQDVFARTSTKQAPWCIVPSDAKWYRNLVVARAVVAALRPHRERWQARLDALGAEKKAELKAWRRKR, from the coding sequence ATGCAGCTCATCACCAGCGCGAGTCAGGGAGCGAAGGTGCGGTTGGAGAAGCTCCCCACCACGCCTCCGAAGCACGAACAGAAGACCGACGCGAAGGCGGAGTTCGAGGCCCTGGGCGAGGAGCTGTTCGACCTCCAGGACCTGATGTGGGGCTCGCGGCTCAACTCGGTGCTCATCGTCCTGCAGGGCCGCGACACCGCGGGCAAGGACGGCACCATCAAGCACGTGGTGGGCAGCCTCAACCCCCGGGGCGTCTCCGTCGCGTCGTTCGCGGCCCCCACGCTGGAGGAGCGCGAGCACGACTTCCTCTGGCGCATCCACCGCCACACCCCGCGCCTGGGCGAGACCGCCATCTTCAACCGCTCCCACTACGAGGACGTGCTCGCCGTGCGCGTGCACGAGCTGGCGCCCCCGTCCCTCTGGAAGGAGCGCTACGGCCACATCCTGGACTTCGAGGAGATGCTCGTCGAGCACGGCACCCTCGTTCTGAAGTTCTTCCTCCACATCAGCCGCGAGGAGCAGGAGCAGCGCCTGATGGACCGGGAGAAGGAGCCGCGCAAGGCGTGGAAGATCAGCGCCGGGGACTGGGAGGACCGCAAGCACTGGGCGGACTACACCCGGGCCTACCAGGACGTCTTCGCGCGCACCTCCACGAAGCAGGCGCCCTGGTGCATCGTCCCCTCCGACGCCAAGTGGTACCGCAACCTCGTCGTGGCCCGCGCCGTGGTGGCCGCGCTCAGGCCGCACCGCGAGCGCTGGCAGGCGCGGCTGGACGCGCTGGGCGCGGAGAAGAAGGCCGAGCTCAAGGCGTGGCGCCGCAAGCGCTGA
- a CDS encoding mucoidy inhibitor MuiA family protein has translation MLLLGLGWAVSQLLHASTEAPITDVTVYSDRARVVRTVSLQVSGTERLELPLLPEAVDPDSIQVEAEGARVASVEVRAAQPSPFPVTEATRLLSTLDRLGDELSRVSAEHVAHQRQVAALGRIQPKEPGEDSDGANGALAPGGWSASAAFLVDLRTKREARMRELEARMQVLRNELDDRQVDAGRLGALPSPRGFEVRVALTGSGAAKVRLSYLVLQQARWYPRYELQLNPAQQRVQVAFSGLVSQETGEDWTQARLTLSTALPSTFTALPKLTTWKLGTVERFIPTARRTDELPSEPPPLPRPVTPLDVVAELRRELQTRAQGKGAPRPPQKVVQASRPAPTPTESREPAPGASRPSPTARVAPGGDAFVLGNVIDAQSRTPVGDVVVTATSPSLPGEEVTVTDAQGIYRLPPLPPGVYTLRFEKEQFKPYARSDIQVWMQRTVRVNVELLPESLGEVVEISGGPPTIDVASTSTGVGFSLHGASTSDWRPEPVVDRYVGLAPPPGWRRPALDSQLPASLAGGHDLAFTAPRVETVPSGQGERTIPLLLESWPVQVERRVFPALASEAYLVARLKSPSRSALPGGTASLFVGDDPSGTASLPLIVPGEPFTLPLGMDPAVRTARDVRLVQSKEGFISKDDLNTYEVTLEVSNPYPFAMQTHVVDQWPLGWGGDVEATLVRTEPVASQDPKTGVLRWDVVVPASSKKTLTFEYRLKRPQNWKLTQ, from the coding sequence ATGCTCCTTCTTGGACTGGGTTGGGCCGTCAGTCAGCTGCTGCACGCCTCCACCGAGGCTCCCATCACCGACGTCACCGTCTACAGCGACAGGGCGCGGGTGGTGCGGACCGTCTCCCTCCAGGTCTCCGGCACCGAGCGGCTGGAGCTGCCCCTGTTGCCGGAGGCGGTGGACCCGGACTCCATCCAGGTGGAGGCGGAAGGGGCCCGCGTCGCCTCCGTGGAGGTGCGCGCGGCCCAGCCGTCGCCGTTCCCCGTCACGGAGGCCACCCGGTTGCTTTCGACGTTGGACCGGCTGGGGGACGAGCTCTCCCGCGTCAGCGCGGAGCACGTGGCGCACCAGCGCCAGGTCGCCGCGCTCGGCCGCATCCAGCCGAAGGAGCCGGGCGAGGACTCCGACGGCGCGAACGGAGCGCTGGCGCCCGGGGGGTGGAGCGCGTCCGCCGCGTTCCTCGTCGACTTGAGGACGAAGCGCGAGGCGCGGATGCGGGAGCTGGAGGCGCGCATGCAGGTCTTGCGCAACGAGCTCGACGACCGTCAGGTGGACGCGGGCCGCCTGGGGGCACTGCCCTCGCCGCGGGGCTTCGAGGTGCGGGTGGCCCTCACGGGCTCGGGCGCCGCGAAGGTGCGCTTGTCCTATCTGGTGCTCCAGCAGGCGCGCTGGTACCCGCGCTACGAGCTTCAGCTGAACCCGGCGCAGCAGCGGGTGCAGGTGGCCTTCTCCGGACTCGTCAGCCAGGAGACGGGCGAGGACTGGACCCAGGCCCGCCTCACGCTCAGCACCGCGCTGCCGTCCACCTTCACCGCGCTGCCGAAGCTGACCACGTGGAAGCTGGGCACCGTCGAGCGCTTCATCCCCACGGCGCGGAGGACCGACGAGCTCCCGAGCGAGCCGCCGCCGCTGCCCCGGCCCGTGACGCCGCTGGACGTGGTGGCGGAGCTGCGCCGCGAACTCCAGACGCGAGCCCAGGGGAAGGGCGCGCCGCGTCCCCCGCAGAAGGTGGTCCAGGCGTCGAGGCCGGCGCCGACGCCGACCGAGTCCAGGGAGCCGGCGCCGGGGGCTTCCCGCCCTTCGCCGACCGCGCGCGTCGCGCCGGGGGGTGATGCCTTCGTGCTGGGCAATGTCATCGATGCGCAGTCACGAACTCCCGTGGGCGACGTCGTCGTCACCGCCACCTCGCCGAGCCTGCCGGGGGAGGAGGTCACGGTGACGGACGCCCAGGGCATCTATCGGCTCCCGCCCCTGCCGCCCGGCGTCTACACGCTCCGGTTCGAGAAGGAGCAATTCAAGCCGTACGCGCGCTCGGACATCCAGGTGTGGATGCAGCGCACCGTCCGGGTGAACGTGGAGCTGCTCCCGGAGAGCCTGGGCGAGGTCGTCGAAATCTCGGGCGGGCCGCCGACCATCGACGTGGCCAGCACCAGCACCGGGGTGGGCTTCTCGCTGCATGGCGCGTCCACGTCCGACTGGCGACCGGAGCCCGTGGTGGACCGCTACGTGGGGCTGGCGCCGCCTCCAGGCTGGCGTCGTCCGGCGCTGGACTCGCAGCTGCCGGCGTCGCTCGCGGGAGGCCATGACCTGGCCTTCACCGCGCCGCGCGTGGAGACGGTGCCCAGCGGGCAGGGTGAGCGCACCATCCCGCTGCTGCTGGAGTCGTGGCCCGTGCAGGTGGAGCGCCGCGTCTTCCCCGCGCTGGCGTCGGAGGCGTACCTGGTGGCGCGGCTGAAGAGCCCGTCGCGAAGCGCGCTGCCCGGAGGCACCGCCTCGCTCTTCGTGGGAGACGACCCGTCCGGCACCGCGTCGCTCCCGCTCATCGTCCCGGGCGAGCCCTTCACGCTGCCGTTGGGCATGGACCCGGCCGTGCGCACCGCGCGCGACGTCCGGCTGGTGCAGTCGAAGGAGGGCTTCATCTCCAAGGACGACCTCAACACGTACGAAGTCACGCTGGAAGTCTCCAATCCCTATCCCTTCGCGATGCAGACGCACGTGGTGGACCAGTGGCCCCTGGGCTGGGGTGGCGACGTGGAGGCGACGCTCGTGCGCACCGAGCCCGTGGCGAGCCAGGACCCCAAGACGGGGGTGCTGCGCTGGGACGTGGTGGTTCCCGCCTCCAGCAAGAAGACGCTCACCTTCGAGTACCGCCTGAAGCGCCCCCAGAACTGGAAGCTCACCCAGTAG
- a CDS encoding EGF domain-containing protein, translating to MDFSRRATMWRMLGAVLLCTVLGACGANPQEEETLEGESESPLEDTQSEESAELAVVDPYADAATPSGLNVVLNPNNAVGAPDGQRATVLSILGGSLLLDMGQGEEGRGPLRIHYGGLTLTVLFTVDFLSADRTVIATGQANLIQLGVGRFSVDVPYSNATPYRYVRLNRALAGLYLIDAVETTGPLCGDGRVSTGESCDDGNRTANDGCSTICQVEPGYTCQGTPSVCTDVNECTNGTAQCSVNATCTNTPGSYTCTCKAGYSGNGRTCNDINECTNGTSQCSTNATCTNTPGSYTCACKAGYSGNGRTCYDINECTNGTAQCSVNATCSNTQGSYRCSCKAGYSGDGRTCNDVNECTNGTSQCSVNATCSNTQGSYTCACKTGYSGDGRTCNDVNECTNGTSQCSVNATCSNTQGSYNCTCKAGYSGNGRTCNDINECTAGTHTCTPGQRCVNQPGGFDCIPGSCPPPQVKCGAACVNANTDPANCGCCGNTCGAGKTCTNGVCGARAPLGAPLGVTASWEREQDQDLIVRTPNGELLAYGPAKAGALAPSGPEGTPPSGTYFICLKSTSFEASPTDDTPVPYSLTVKRQGQADHVLRGVFLGADADSLCGADHPALIEAIIYP from the coding sequence ATGGATTTCAGTCGAAGGGCCACGATGTGGCGCATGCTGGGCGCGGTGTTGCTGTGCACCGTCCTCGGTGCTTGTGGTGCGAATCCCCAGGAAGAAGAGACGCTGGAGGGGGAGTCCGAGAGCCCGCTCGAGGACACCCAGTCCGAAGAGAGCGCGGAGCTGGCGGTGGTGGACCCGTACGCGGACGCGGCCACGCCCAGCGGCCTCAACGTCGTCCTCAACCCCAACAACGCCGTGGGCGCCCCCGACGGCCAGCGCGCCACCGTCCTCTCCATCCTCGGCGGCTCGCTGCTCCTGGACATGGGCCAGGGTGAGGAGGGCCGCGGGCCCCTGCGCATCCACTACGGCGGCCTGACGCTGACCGTGCTGTTCACGGTGGACTTCCTGAGCGCCGACCGCACCGTCATCGCCACCGGTCAGGCGAACCTCATCCAACTGGGCGTGGGCCGCTTCTCCGTGGACGTCCCCTACTCCAACGCCACCCCGTACCGCTACGTGCGCCTCAACCGCGCCCTCGCGGGCCTCTACCTCATCGACGCCGTCGAGACGACCGGCCCCCTGTGCGGTGATGGCCGCGTGAGCACCGGCGAGTCATGTGACGACGGCAACCGCACGGCGAACGACGGCTGTAGCACCATCTGCCAGGTGGAGCCCGGCTACACCTGCCAGGGCACCCCCAGCGTCTGCACCGACGTCAACGAGTGCACCAACGGCACCGCGCAGTGCTCCGTCAACGCCACCTGCACCAACACGCCCGGCAGCTACACCTGCACGTGCAAGGCGGGCTACTCCGGCAACGGCCGCACCTGCAACGACATCAACGAGTGCACCAACGGCACCTCGCAGTGCTCCACCAACGCCACCTGCACCAACACGCCCGGCAGCTACACCTGCGCGTGCAAGGCGGGCTACTCCGGCAACGGCCGCACCTGCTACGACATCAACGAGTGCACCAACGGCACCGCCCAGTGCTCCGTCAACGCCACCTGCTCCAACACCCAGGGCAGCTACAGATGCTCCTGCAAGGCGGGCTACTCCGGCGACGGCCGCACCTGCAACGACGTCAACGAGTGCACCAACGGCACCTCGCAGTGCTCCGTCAACGCCACCTGCTCCAACACCCAGGGCAGCTACACCTGCGCGTGCAAGACGGGCTACTCCGGCGACGGCCGCACCTGCAACGACGTCAACGAGTGCACCAACGGCACCTCGCAGTGCTCCGTCAACGCCACCTGCTCCAACACCCAGGGCAGCTACAACTGCACCTGCAAGGCGGGCTACTCCGGCAACGGCCGCACCTGCAACGACATCAACGAGTGCACCGCGGGCACGCACACGTGCACCCCCGGGCAGCGGTGCGTGAACCAGCCGGGCGGCTTCGACTGCATCCCGGGCAGCTGCCCGCCGCCGCAGGTGAAGTGCGGCGCGGCGTGCGTGAACGCCAACACCGACCCCGCGAACTGCGGCTGCTGCGGCAACACGTGCGGCGCGGGGAAGACGTGCACCAACGGCGTCTGCGGGGCCCGCGCGCCCCTGGGCGCCCCCCTGGGTGTCACCGCGAGCTGGGAGCGGGAGCAGGACCAGGACCTCATCGTCCGCACGCCCAACGGCGAGCTGCTCGCGTACGGGCCCGCCAAGGCGGGCGCGCTGGCCCCGTCCGGCCCGGAGGGCACGCCTCCGAGCGGCACCTACTTCATCTGCCTGAAGAGCACGAGCTTCGAGGCGTCGCCCACCGACGACACGCCCGTGCCCTACTCGCTCACGGTGAAGCGCCAGGGCCAGGCGGACCACGTGCTGCGCGGCGTGTTCCTGGGCGCCGACGCGGACTCGCTGTGCGGCGCGGACCACCCGGCCCTCATCGAGGCCATCATCTACCCCTGA